In Trichoderma atroviride chromosome 2, complete sequence, one DNA window encodes the following:
- a CDS encoding uncharacterized protein (BUSCO:EOG092D2MZ4) produces MIRLFLSSAFPLRQRLAVFPRRCFSSHVGRKASDPLRVLFCGSDAFSCESLRTLHREHESNRRLIESLDVMVLPPRRTGRGFKEITEVPCKSVAEHLGLRIHQRETFRGWSIPEGTNLIVVVSFGLFVPPRILNSAKYGGLNVHPSLLPHLRGPAPIHHAMMRNEKYTGVSLQTLDPKAFDHGVVLAQTPSPGIPIPAGTTLQQLTESLAKVGAEMLVQGLRDGVHVPPYTSVEWMANQLKGEKLVHAPKVSKGESQINWPEWNSTDVARFLNIFNTVWTHARNDKGKFKRVLFLDAESVSEHGVTGRSEEILFRFERGNEGHDVQRNVRVDDEHDAFYIQMADESWVRVRNVKVDGKTTQGARIGMREFMKKMK; encoded by the exons ATGATTCGCCTCTTTCTCAGCTCAGCCTTTCCTCTGCGGCAGAGATTGGCCGTTTTCCCGCGGCGATGCTTCTCATCTCATGTGGGGAGAAAAGCGTCTGATCCGCTCCGAGTTCTCTTTTGCGGCTCAGATGCATTTAGCTGCGAGTCTTTGCGCACGTTACATCGAGAACATGAGAGTAACAGACGGCTGATTGAATCTTTGGATGTGATGGTTCTGCCGCCCAGACGAACGGGAAGGGGTTTCAAAGAGATTACAGAGG TACCGTGTAAGTCTGTTGCGGAGCATTTAGGACTGAGAATACATCAGCGAGAGACATTTAGAGGGTGGAGT ATACCAGAAGGGACCAATTTAATCGTAGTTGTCTCTTTTGGATTATTTGTCCCGCCACGGATATTGAATTCAGCAAAATATGGTGGTTTAAATGTTCACCCATCTCTCTTACCACA TCTGCGCGGACCAGCTCCGATTCACCACGCCATGATGCGCAACGAAAAATACACCGGCGTGTCTCTACAAACTTTGGATCCCAAAGCTTTTGACCACGGGGTCGTTCTCGCTCAGACGCCGTCTCCAGGCATACCCATCCCAGCTGGTACTACGCTGCAACAACTTACAGAATCTCTTGCTAAAGTAGGCGCGGAGATGCTTGTTCAGGGACTACGGGACGGGGTACATGTGCCGCCGTATACGAGTGTCGAGTGGATGGCCAACCAGTTGAAAGGAGAGAAGCTTGTTCACGCGCCGAAGGTGAGCAAAGGGGAATCTCAAATCAACTGGCCCGAGTGGAACTCTACAGATGTTGCCCGCTtcctcaacatcttcaacaCGGTATGGACGCACGCGAGAAACGACAAGGGAAAGTTTAAGCGGGTGCTGTTCTTGGACGCAGAGAGCGTGTCTGAGCATGGCGTGACGGGAAGGAGTGAAGAAATCTTATTTCGGTTCGAAAGAGGGAATGAAGGACATGACGTTCAGAGGAATGTTAGAGTGGATGATGAGCATGATGCGTTTTATATACAGATGGCGGACGAGAGCTGGGTGCGTGTGAGGAATGTGAAGGTTGATGGGAAGACGACACAGGGGGCGAGAATTGGGATGAGAGAGTttatgaagaagatgaaatga
- a CDS encoding uncharacterized protein (EggNog:ENOG41) — MGSILSRRLAHRLGKDRCQTLARNQRLIPGLISSHKAQVKHRRGLRRGEKQKDERCRFHPRLCLGCRIPKRQMGRHMGGDIDYGAYDMAIADSEDEGSVMSTDNSEESPIIASDTKALQQPVFQQAPRFKPLIADDHHGGLPAAFSPQRRGAKYIAGGMAAQLQGWLSEVKSWEENGEKTTSGLKIHVEQIRPGRRMYLIEGRASSGDVPQKWILAGEGKLTGLGKRAEVEMGSVVLIEQPTWEVELEASVWNVACEWSIVLN; from the coding sequence atggGCTCGATATTGAGTCGGAGGCTGGCTCACCGTCTCGGGAAAGACCGTTGTCAGACGTTGGCGAGAAACCAAAGGCTCATTCCTGGCTTGATATCCAGTCACAAAGCCCAAGTGAAGCATCGCAGGGGTTTGAGGAggggagagaagcaaaaagacgaAAGATGTCGATTTCACCCACGCCTGTGCTTGGGTTGCCGAATACCCAAGAGACAGATGGGCCGGCACATGGGGGGGGATATTGACTATGGGGCCTACGATATGGCTATTGCCGATTCCGAAGATGAGGGTTCGGTAATGAGCACGGACAATAGTGAGGAGTCGCCTATCATCGCGTCGGATACcaaggctctgcagcagcctgtATTTCAGCAGGCACCACGGTTCAAACCCTTAATCGCAGATGATCATCACGGTGGCCTTCCAGCAGCTTTCTCGCCGCAGCGGAGAGGGGCGAAATACATCGCTGGGGGAATGGCAGCCCAGCTTCAGGGGTGGCTCTCGGAAGTCAAGAGCTGGGAAGAGAACGGCGAGAAGACCACGTCGGGTTTGAAGATTCACGTGGAGCAGATCAGGCCAGGGAGGCGGATGTATCTTATAGAAGGCCGCGCATCTTCAGGGGATGTGCCGCAGAAATGGATATTGGCTGGAGAGGGAAAGTTGACTGGCTTGGGCAAGAGGGCAGAAGTGGAGATGGGAAGCGTGGTGTTGATTGAACAGCCTACGTGGGAGGTTGAGCTGGAGGCAAGTGTTTGGAATGTGGCGTGTGAGTGGAGTATAGTTTTGAATTGA